Proteins co-encoded in one Candidatus Thiodictyon syntrophicum genomic window:
- a CDS encoding argininosuccinate synthase — MAKGKINKVVLAYSGGLDTSVILRWLQENYGCEVVTFTADIGQGEEVEPARAKATAAGVKEIHIDDLREEFVRDFVFPMLRANALYEGEYKLGTSIARPLIAKRLVEIAVATGADAISHGATGKGNDQVRFELTAYALKPDIQIIAPWREWDLLSREKLLAYAETHGIPVEMKRDGTKSPYSMDANLLHISYEGYDLEDPWVEPGPDMWRWTVAPEQAPDRPTEITLSFAGGDCVAVDGKTLSPADLLAELNRIGGANGIGRDDIVENRFVGMKSRGCYETPGGTILLKAHRAMESLTLDREAAHLKDELMPRYASLVYNGFWYSPERLMLQAAIDQTQSVVNGEVRLKLYKGNVLVVGRRSPTDSLFDASIATFEEDAGAYNQGDATGFIRLNALRLRVAGRKRG; from the coding sequence ATGGCAAAGGGCAAGATCAACAAGGTGGTGCTGGCCTACTCAGGGGGCCTGGACACCTCGGTTATCCTCCGCTGGCTGCAGGAGAACTACGGCTGCGAGGTGGTGACCTTCACGGCCGACATCGGCCAGGGGGAGGAGGTGGAGCCGGCGCGCGCCAAGGCGACGGCGGCCGGGGTCAAGGAAATCCATATCGATGATTTACGAGAGGAATTCGTGCGGGACTTCGTGTTCCCGATGCTGCGCGCCAACGCGCTCTACGAGGGCGAGTACAAGCTCGGCACCTCGATCGCCCGCCCGCTGATCGCCAAGCGCCTGGTGGAAATCGCGGTCGCCACCGGGGCGGACGCTATCTCTCACGGGGCGACCGGCAAGGGCAACGACCAGGTCCGCTTCGAGCTGACCGCCTATGCGCTCAAGCCCGACATCCAGATCATCGCCCCCTGGCGGGAGTGGGACCTGCTGTCGCGCGAGAAGCTGCTGGCCTATGCCGAGACCCATGGCATCCCGGTCGAGATGAAGCGCGACGGCACCAAGTCACCCTACTCGATGGATGCCAACCTGCTGCACATCTCCTACGAGGGCTATGACCTGGAGGACCCCTGGGTCGAGCCCGGCCCCGATATGTGGCGCTGGACCGTCGCCCCCGAGCAGGCCCCGGACCGCCCGACCGAAATCACCCTGAGCTTCGCCGGCGGTGACTGCGTGGCCGTCGATGGCAAGACCCTGAGCCCGGCGGACCTGCTGGCCGAGTTGAACCGCATCGGCGGCGCCAACGGCATCGGCCGCGACGACATCGTCGAGAACCGCTTCGTCGGCATGAAGTCGCGCGGCTGCTACGAGACCCCCGGCGGCACCATCCTGCTCAAGGCGCACCGCGCCATGGAGTCCCTGACGCTCGACCGGGAGGCGGCGCATCTCAAGGACGAACTGATGCCCCGCTACGCGAGCCTGGTCTACAACGGCTTCTGGTACAGCCCCGAGCGCCTGATGCTCCAGGCCGCCATCGACCAGACCCAGAGCGTCGTCAACGGCGAGGTGCGCCTCAAGCTCTACAAGGGCAACGTGCTGGTGGTCGGGCGCCGCTCCCCGACCGACAGCCTGTTCGACGCCTCCATCGCCACCTTCGAGGAGGATGCCGGGGCCTATAATCAGGGGGATGCGACGGGGTTCATCCGGCTCAATGCGTTGCGGCTGCGGGTGGCTGGGCGCAAGCGAGGCTGA